One genomic window of Ziziphus jujuba cultivar Dongzao chromosome 4, ASM3175591v1 includes the following:
- the LOC107415209 gene encoding uncharacterized protein LOC107415209 yields the protein MKREGRQHGMVRTYWILPSQLNPRPTTRLLNNWDSPATAGVFTRASSKPTNHSKFTGKCGNHMHPASKAKDKTKGTQKIRSYDVVSYHRLVTWRGRQGLNFSGYSASAILDQLEDDDNDVYDRDADGYDGTCGMGDFDHVVVGFQIAINDGDGDENGNNVGDVMDQAEGDEDWCLVGEM from the coding sequence ATGAAGAGAGAGGGTCGCCAACATGGGATGGTTCGGACCTATTGGATCCTACCATCCCAATTAAATCCCAGACCCACTACCAGATTACTTAACAACTGGGACTCACCCGCAACAGCTGGAGTGTTCACCAGAGCCTCATCCAAGCCCACCAACCACTCCAAGTTCACCGGAAAGTGTGGCAATCATATGCACCCGGCTTCCAAGGCCAAGGACAAGACCAAAGGGACCCAAAAGATCAGATCCTACGATGTCGTTTCATATCATAGGTTGGTCACTTGGCGGGGCCGTCAGGGTTTGAATTTCTCTGGCTACTCTGCTTCGGCTATTTTGGATCAGCTGGaggatgatgataatgatgttTATGACAGAGATGCGGATGGTTATGATGGTACATGTGGTATGGGTGATTTTGATCATGTGGTGGTGGGATTTCAGATTGCGATAaatgatggtgatggtgatgaaaATGGTAATAATGTTGGTGATGTTATGGACCAAGCAGAGGGAGATGAGGATTGGTGTCTAGTGGGGGAAATGTGA